The window TATTGGATCATCGCGTTCGTGGTCACGATTGCTTCCGCGATATTTCAGAGAATTACTGGACCGACCTATCCGACTAAAGGGACAGTGGTTCTTGGAGGAAAGGAGTACCGGTATAGTTTCCCCACCTCACATGAGAGCTCGTCCGATTGCGAATTAGAAGTCAAGACGCATGGCAACAACTTATCAGGAATGATTGCGTGGAGGCGATTTGGCACAAACGATTTTTGGACAGTGCAGCCGATGCAATTCGACGAAGGAAGTCTTCATGCCAGTCTACCGCACCAGCCTCCAGCGGGAAAGCTTGAGTACTTCGCGATCATCAGGCAGGATTCTTTGAACACTATGATGCCGTCAAGGATTCCGGCGGTAATCAGGTTCAAAGGTTCTGTACCACCCGGAATCCTGCTAGTTCATATAATCGCGATGTTCGCCGGCATGTTATTCTCAACACGAGCGGGAATCTCGGCGGCGGTTAACGAGTCGAGCATGAACGGGCTCACTTATTGGGCTACCGGATGCCTCGTGATGGGCGGGCTCATGCTCGGTCCACTGGTACAAAAATATGCATTCGGAGGGTTTTGGACAGGCTGGCCGTTCGGCAACGACCTGACTGATAACAAAACCGTTGTCGCGGTTGCAATGTGGATCGTCTCGACTTTTCTAATCAGATTAAAAAAGGGCCCGCGCAAATTAATCATATGGTCCGCGGTGATCACTCTCGCGGTATATATGATTCCTCATAGCCTGTTCGGATCGGATCTGAACTATTCAGGAACAGCGCACTGATTTCAACTTGACCCTCGGGGCTTGTGATGGATGAAGACTGCAGTCGGTTGCCTAAGCGGGGTTTGAATGATAAATTGAAACACAATGAAGAAATCGAGAAGCGTCCCGAAAAAGGGAATACGCGCCAAGGCGAAGCAGAAGTCTAACGCGCGCGAAAACATGACGGCGAAGAAAAGACGGGCGGAGAAAGTATTCTCACGTCTACGGGAGGACTATCCCGATGTGAAAACCGCACTCGACTTCAACACGCCATTCGAGCTACTTATTGCTACAATACTGTCAGCTCAGTGCACGGATGCAAGAGTCAACATGGTTACTCCAGCTCTCTTCAAGAAATATAAATCGCCAGCCGACTTTGCCGCGGCGGATTTAGCCGATCTTGAAAATGAGGTCAGGTCGACAGGTTTCTATCACAACAAGGCGAAATCGATCATGAGATGTAGCCGCGCGCTTGTTGATAGGTTCGGAGGCAATGTCCCACGGACGATGGACGAGCTCTTGTCTCTCGAGGGCGTCGGTAGAAAGACCGCGAATGTGCTCCTTGGCAATGCGTTCGGAATCCCGGGAATTGCCGTCGACACGCATGTAGGGCGACTTGCACAACGACTCGGTTTCACGCAAGAGGAAGACCCCACGAAAATAGAATTCGATTTGATGGAGATATTCCCACCGGAAAATTGGACTTTGCTTTGTCACCTTCTAATGGCACACGGGAGAAAGGTGTGCAACGCACGCCAACCGAATTGCGAAGCCTGCAGCGTCCAGAAGTATTGCCCCTCCGCCTTCCGGTTTCCCGCAAAGAAAGGAAAGTGATTTGAGGGTAAGAGTAGCGCACAGTCCTGATTCAGACGACGCGTTCATGTTTTATGCACTCGCGAACAGGAAATTCGATACGGACGGAATTGAATTCGAAAATATCCTGAGCGACATCGAAACCCTTAACCAGAAAGCCGTGAAGGGCGAATACGAAGTCAGCGCGGTTTCAATTCACGCGTATCCTTACATCTCGGACAAATACCAGATGCTATCGAGCGGCGCGAGTATGGGGGACGGTTACGGACCTATGCTGGTAAGCAGGAACCCGCACAAGATCGAAGAGATTAATGAACTCAGGATCGCCATACCCGGGAAAAGGACTTCCGCTTTTCTTGCCCTGAGCATTTTCGCCGGCACGTTCGAATACGAGGTAGTTCCATTCGACAAGATTATCGATAAGGTTTTGTCGGGTGAATTCGAGGCGGGCCTGATAATCCATGAGGGACAGCTGACGTACAGCGATAGCGGTCTCCATAATATCGTCGATCTCGGTGCATGGTTTAAAGAGAAATTTAAACTGCCGCTCCCTCTCGGAGGAAACGTCATCAGGCGGGATCTCTCCACGGAGGTAAAAAAGAAGGTGGCTTTCTATCTGAAGAAATCTATCGCTTATTCTCTTGAAAACCGTAAAGAAGGATTGAATTACGCGCTCGAGTTCGCCCGCGGGATGAATACGAAACTAGCCGACAAGTTCGTGGGGATGTATGTGAACGATTGGACTCTCGACTATGGCAGGAAAGGGAAAGAGGCAATTCAACTTTTTCTCGATCTCGCTTATGAGAGGGCGCTCCTGCCGGCGAGATGCGTCGCTGAATTCATCGAGACACCGGAGCAGATTTAGTTCGGCAATGCGGACTGGTATTGACCGATGACCGACCTGGAAGTTAAGCCGGAATTCAGAGCCGGAGACTGGGACTCCACTTCGAAGGGCGCGAGGGTAGCTCTCTTTATAATGATTACGGGAGGGATTTTTTATCTCGGCGGTTCGACGGCCCGCGCAATAATCGGAAACGACTTAGTCGAACTCGGGACTCTAAAATTCCGCCAGGATCTTCCGTTTGACGCCGAGAAAGAAATTTATAATCTTCTTGCCAGGACGTCGCTCCTTGTCGTCCTTGGATATGTGCTTGCTCTGATCGGTTTTATCGTCTTCATGTTCAAGAGTAAAATGAACATGAAGGAGAATCCGAACGTCCTGATGGCTGCCATCCTTTTTGCCATTTTCATACCGATCGAGATTTACACTTCTCTTCTCGATTTGAAGTTCTTCGCGTACTATGTAGATTTTCAATTGCAGCTCTTCCTGGGCGCCGACCCTGGTCCTCTTCGGGACGATATGCGAAAGTTGTTCGTCGAAAGAGTCGGCGGTGTAGGTGGGCTGTCCGTAATTGCGGTGCTCTCGTATTTTAGCGCGATAGGAGCAATCGTTTTTAATCCAATAAAGAAGAGAAATAAAGGGAAGATTAGCGGGAATGCCGAGACTTAAGACAGAAGCGCTGATAGCGGAGCTTGAAGAAGCAGCCGAGCAACTCGGCTTGAAGGTGATTTACGAGAAGGGCGACTTTAGCGGAGGATACTGCATCCTCAAAGAGGAAAAGTTGATCGTGATCAACAAACGGTTCGACCAGAAACATCGCGCGTCCACGCTCGCGAGAAGCCTTTTAGAAGTCGGAATAGAAAATCTATTCCTGAAGCCCGCGGTAAGAGAATTCATCGAGGAACAGACTGAAGGAACATACGGAACGGAGGCGCAAGATGAAACTGCTGGTAGCTAACGGCCCGAACCTGAACCTGACCGGCTTGCGGGAGCCGCATATCTACGGTAGCGATACCCTGGCGGTCATCAACTCGGAGCTCAAGGGAAAGTTCCAGGAGATTGAGTTTGAGTTCTTCCAGACAAACAGCGAAGGCGAGCTCATCGACAAGATCCAATCGGTCGAGAAGGAAAGTTATGACGGCGTAATACTCAACCCGGGCGCGCTGTCGCATTACAGTTACGCACTACGAGACGCGGTGGCGGCCATCAGGAAACCGGTCGTCGAAGTTCATCTTTCACAGATATTCGCGAGAGAGGAATTTAGAAGGAAGAGCGTCGTGTCGGCAGTGTGCAAAGGAACAGTCACAGGCTTCGGCAAGTTCTCATATTTCGCCGCCGTGTTCGCGCTGTCCGGGATGTTGAAGAAATGATCAAGGCTGTCATTTTCGATCTCGACAACACGCTTGTGGACTTCATGAAGATGAAAGGCGAGGCAATAGATGCCGCGATCAGGGCAATGATCGACGCGGGGCTCGATTTGACTTATGACGAAACGAAGAAAAGGATCGACGCGATTTACAAGGAGAAGGGAATCGAGTTCCAATACGTTTTCGATTCCCTGCTGTCCGACATATTTGACAAAGTGGATTACAAGATTCTCTCGGCCGGTGTGGTCGCTTACAGACGCGCCCGAGAGGCCGCACTTGTTCCTTATCCGCATGTGCAAATTACATTATATGAGCTTCTTAAAATGGGAATGAAGCTTGCCGTCATTTCGGACGCGCCCGCAAGGGAAGCGTGGCTGCGACTGACCTATCTTAACATGCACCATATTTTTGACGTTGTGGTGACATTCGAAGACACGAACGAGAGGAAGCCGCATCCCGCACCATTCACTCTTGCGTTGACCAAGCTGGGCATCAAGCCGAAAGAAGCGCTGATGGTGGGTGACTGGGCAGAGCGCGACATTATCGGTGCTAAGAAAGTCGGTATGAAGACCGTCTTCGCACGCTACGGTGACACTTTCAACACAGTTGTATCGGGCGGCGATTATGATGCCAACGACATTCAGGAACTCATAGGGATAATCAGGAAAGAGAACAAGAATGGTTGAAGGACTGGGCGTTGACATCGTCGAAGTGAGCCGGATAAGAAAGAGTATCAAAGAATACGGAGAGTCGTTTACGGGTAAAGTTTATACGCCTGCCGAAGTGAAATACTGTTCTGAGAAGCCAAATCCGTTCCAGCATTATGCCGCTCGCTTCGCCGCGAAGGAAGCATTCAGCAAGGCCACCGGAAACGGGTGGAACAATGAGTTCGCCTGGCATGAAGTTGAGGTTATCAACGAAAAGAGCGGCAAGCCCACTCTGTGCCTCAGCGGGAATTCGCTCAAGAATCTTGGAAAGAGGCGGGTTTTTCTCTCGTTGTCTCACTCAGGCGATTATGTCGTTGCGGTGGTTCTCATTGAAAGCTGACTTAAACCGCGCGACGGCCTTTGGCGTCATAATTTTGACTATTATGTGAAAAAGTGGCGGACCGACCATAAACAAACAGCTCTTTGAATGCAAAGTCCGAGCGATCTAGAGCTAGTCGAGCAGGTAAGAAGCGGAAACGACAGGGCGTTCGGCGAGCTCGTGAATCGCTATGAGAGAAAAGTTTTCTTTGTCGTCAAGAGAATGTTGAACGACGACGATGAAGCCTCGGATGCGACACAGGAGGTCTTCATAAAACTTCATGACTCTCTGAAGAAGTTTCGCGGTGAAGCAAACCTTTACACTTATGTTTACAGGATTGCCACTAACGTGGCGATCAGCTATTTGAGAAAGAGGAAAGTACGGGCGGTCGTGAGGCTCGACGAAGTGATCTCGAATATGTTGGCGGGCGGGAAAGAGCCGGAACGGGATGCGGACCGCGAGGAATTGAAGAAACTCGTTGCCGATGCGGTTGCTTCACTCCCGGTTCAACAGAAACAAGTTTTCATTCTAAGATTCTATGAAGAACTTTCGTATGAAGAAATCGCAAGGGTGATGCATAGGTCGATGGGTGCGATGAAGGCGAATTATTTTCATGCGATGAAGAAAATAGGAGAATACTTGAAAAATGCAATGCGATGATGTCCTGGTGAATTTGCCCGATTTTCTGCTCGGGAAAATCGAACCGAACCTGAAGAGGTACATCGAAGACCATCTTGAATCTTGCGCGGACTGCCGGGAGGAGCTCGAGGAGCTTCGCAGACCCGCTGCCGTCCTCGGTGGACTATCCGACGAAGTATATCCCGAGTCATTCTGGCAGGAAATGCGAGCCTCGATCATGGAAAGTGTTTCGGCTCCGAGGAGAAGCGCCTGGCGGATTCCGGTTTTTGCCGGAAGCCTCGCTGCGTTCGTTCTCCTGATCGGCTTCGGAATATACAGGGTCGTCTTTCCGCCTGTCTCAACTACCCGGAGTGTCACTGCGTTGGCGTCTACGCTCCCGACCGATGAGATTGTCTCTCTTCCAAGCTTGAATACCAACTACACGGAAGCTGCATCGACTCAGACCGACGGGCTTGAAGAAATGGACGCTGTGGACGACTCCGTCCAGCAAGCGGTGCTGAGATCGATGTGGACGTCGGTTGCCGATTCCACCGGCTCGTTGGACAACGTCGATCTTTCCTCGAACCCCATCTTCAACTAATAGGAGTACTATGAAGAGAATTGTTATAGCTTTCGCAGTTGTGGCACTCCAGGTGTCCCTTGTGACGGGGCAGGAAATGAGGAACAATGCGCCCGAGGTTCGAAGACAGCTCGAGCAGATCAAGATCTGGCAGATGACTAAAGAAATGGATCTCCCCACAGGCAAAGCGGAGAAGTTCTTTCCTCTGTATAATGACTACACGACCAAATTGAAGGGAGTAACGGCCGACAGGCGCGATGCCATTCGGAATCTTGATACGGCGGTGGACAACCAGCTCAGCGACGCTCAGATCCAAAAAGGAATTCAGAAAATAATGGACCTTGACTATCAGCTCGCCGACATCCACGCGAAGTTCCTGCAGTCGCTCGGTGGAATACTGTCCCCCGTCGAGATTGCGAGATACCTGGTGTTCGAACAGAAATTCGACAGGGAGATCAGGGACCGGATAAGGGTTATGCTCAGGCAAAGGATGAGAGGTCCGGAGCGCTGATCCAGCTGCGATTCTTTTTTTAATTCCCGCCGCTTTATCTTAAATTTCTTCTCATCTAGCGAATGAAAATAATACGTGTGGTTGATATTGAGATCTAGAGTTCTTTTACGCCTTGCCATGCTTTTGGACGTCATAGCAACTGTCAGGATATTCCTGAACCGCGCAGCGAATGAAGGGGATCAGATGGTATTCCCCTTTGCGCATGATTTGATTTTGGGGTGTGTAGTTCTGTTTGCTGTAGCAACCGCCGAGTTTTCCACAAGGCGGAATAATTTTCAAGTGACGGCGGCGTTTGGTCTCAGCGCTGTTGTCTTCTTTGCCTCTACGTTTCCGATGCTCTCCGAATCGCCTCTCAAAGACCCCGCATCTGTCGCTGCGTATGTTTCAATCGTGGTACAGCTTGCGGGCGTGATCTGTGCAACTTTGGCAGTGCGGTCGGGGCTGAATCGCATCGCCATCATTGCCGTTTTCCTTTTCGCCGGCTTGACAGCTGCGGGGTTCATGTATACTTTCAGCAGCGACGGGACGAACAATGACAACCGGGATGCGGATGCCGCAGTCGTACTGGGCGCTTCGGTCTGGGGTAAGCAAACACCGAGCCCACTCCTCAAAGGAAGATTGGACGCCGCATTGAAATTATATAATTTGGGACGCGTCTCGAAAATTGTCGTGACAGGAGGAACTAAGAGATTCGGTACCGTTGAATCGGCAGTGGAGCAAAGATATCTCATCGAAAATGGAATTCCTCCTTCGTCAGTTATTGCGGAACAATCCACACTTAGTACTTCGGATCAGGCGAAGTTCATAAAGGATCGCGTAATGGGATCCCTTAAAATGAAGAATGTTGAAGTTGTCACCGACAGCTGGCACCTTCCAAGGATCCTGTTGATGTGCGGATGGGAAAACATTTCTGTCACAGGAATCGCGAGCAACTACAGGATGCAGTGGCCAAGCGAGTTGTACTACCGGGTAAGGGAATCCGCTGCTCTTCAGGTATATTTGCTTTTCGGAGTTTGACTCATGGATCGCGTTCGAGGAAATGAGACGGTTTTGAATAGAATATGACTTCACAGAGAAGACTTGCGCGAGAACGTGTCTTGCAGGCGCTTTACGCCTACGATCTTTCCCGATCCGCACCCGATTTCCTGAGCGAGGATATTTTCAAAGACATCGAGAACAGTACCGCGCTGGAATTTGCCAAGAAACTCTTCCGCGATACGCTTGAGAACATGCCTGCGATAGATCCAGTCCTTCAGGCACATCTTGATCATTGGGATATCTCAAGGGTCAATCCAATCGATCGAGGCCTGCTGAGAATGGGTGTCGCAGAAATTCTTTATTCTCCAGAGATTCCCACTAAGGTGACAATGAACGAGATTATAGAGCTCGCGAAGCGATACAGTACCGAAGAAAGTCCGAAGTTTGTAAATGGTATCCTCGACGCGGCTTTGCGACAGCTCGACAGTGAAGGGAAGGTGGTGAAAGAGGGAAGGGGTCTAATCAATACTTCTACAAAAAAGAAATCATGACGGGACAGTCATATTCCCGGCTCACGATCTTTTCCTGGGCGCTCTTCGATTACGCGCGTACTTCTTTTTCCGTAATGGTGAAGACTGTCGGTTACGCCCTTTACTTCCGCGAGATAGTAGCGGCCGGAACTTCCCGGGGCGATTTTTATTGGGGACTGGCCGACAGCATCTCGATGGTAATCGCCGCTTGCCTGTCGCCTATCCTCGGAGCGGCAAGCGACTATTCCCACAGGAAGAAAAGGTTCCTCATCGTCTTCTCTTCTATCTGTGTTTTTGGTACCGCGCTTCTGTATCAAATACAGCGCGGCATGGTTCTGCCGGGAATGCTGGTCTTCATCGCTGCCAATGTGGGTTTTCAGGGGGGGTATACATTCTACGACGCGTTCCTCCCCGAGATTGCGCCGAAACATATTTACGGCCGCGTCTCCGGCTATGGATTCGCTATGGGTTACCTGGGCGCGCTTTCCATTCTTGCAGTAGCTTTCCCATTCATCAAGGGAGGTTTCGCGCCTTCGAATATCATGAATTTCAGATTCAGCTTTCTCATAGCCGCGGTCTTCTTCGCTGTCTTTGCCATACCTGCTTTTCTCAGATTGCGTGATCACACAGGCGTGTACCACCATAAACTTCCGTACTTCCGTCTCGGTTTTCGCCGCGCGGTCAGGACGTTCAAGAGACTTGGCAAACATAAAAACCTCGCCCGGTTCCTTCTTTCTTTCTTCCTTTACATCGATGGTGTGAACACTGTAATATTTTTCTCGGCACTATATGCGCGCGGCACACTCGGGTTCAGCCCTGTCGAAGTAATAGTCTTCTTTATCGTGGCACAGACAACCGCAGTCATCGGTTCCGTTGTATTCGGAATCCTTACTGACCATTGGGGACCGAAGAAGAGCATTACCATAACGCTTGTGATCTGGATCGGCGTCGTGCTCTCGGCGTTTTTCATCGAGACGAAGACACAGTTTTATATTATCGGTCTGTTTGCAGGATTGGCGATCGGCTCGTCGCAGTCGTCGAGCAGAAGCCTAATGGCGCTACTTACTCCGGGGGAACATGCGGCTGAGTTCTTCGGCTTCTACGACGGCATCGCTGGAAATGCTTCTGCGATCATGGGACCTCTCACATTTGGAGCAATTTCAAGCTTCACAGGAAGTCAGCGGATCGCGGTCCTGTCTGTACTGATATTTTTTGTCGGTGGTCTTATATTGCTTCGACAGGTCAAAGTAGAATGGCACAGCAGATCCGAACCGGAATGAGGAAATGATTTTAAATCTAATTTCGTTAATGATAATGTCTATGATTGCTCAATCTGGTAATTCCCAGAAGTACGTCGGAGTCGAAATAAGTCCTGCAACTTTAGAGGTTGCGAACGGCAAGGAGTTCTTTCTCTCGTTGTCATTGAAACCATCGGAAGGGATTCATTTAAATGCAGAACCTCCGGTGACGATCAAATCAGCCGACAGTGTGAAGTTCAGCATCGACAGCTTTTCAAAGACCGGAGAGTATCTGGACAGCTCGAAGCCGCTGAGAGTAAAATGCATTGCGTCTGGATTGAAATCCGGCACTCACACGGTAATCGTAGAGATAACCTATACCTATTGCTCTTCGAAAGAAGGTTGGTGCAGGATGGCGAAAGACAGGCGTTCAATTGACCTGAGAGTAAAATCGTAATTGAAGCCCGTCTATTTCATTTCTGACATTCATCTCGGAGCGCCTTCCATCGGGAAAGAATTCGATTTGAAACGAAAGAATGAATTGTTGAAGTTCCTGAGTATTGTAGGTGAAAAGGGAAGCCGCCTCATTATCGTCGGCGACTTGTTTGACTTTTGGTACGAGTACAGATATGTTATTCCGAAGGATTATTTTTGGCTTTACGCCAAGAT of the Candidatus Kryptoniota bacterium genome contains:
- the nth gene encoding endonuclease III; the encoded protein is MKKSRSVPKKGIRAKAKQKSNARENMTAKKRRAEKVFSRLREDYPDVKTALDFNTPFELLIATILSAQCTDARVNMVTPALFKKYKSPADFAAADLADLENEVRSTGFYHNKAKSIMRCSRALVDRFGGNVPRTMDELLSLEGVGRKTANVLLGNAFGIPGIAVDTHVGRLAQRLGFTQEEDPTKIEFDLMEIFPPENWTLLCHLLMAHGRKVCNARQPNCEACSVQKYCPSAFRFPAKKGK
- a CDS encoding MqnA/MqnD/SBP family protein, which encodes MRVRVAHSPDSDDAFMFYALANRKFDTDGIEFENILSDIETLNQKAVKGEYEVSAVSIHAYPYISDKYQMLSSGASMGDGYGPMLVSRNPHKIEEINELRIAIPGKRTSAFLALSIFAGTFEYEVVPFDKIIDKVLSGEFEAGLIIHEGQLTYSDSGLHNIVDLGAWFKEKFKLPLPLGGNVIRRDLSTEVKKKVAFYLKKSIAYSLENRKEGLNYALEFARGMNTKLADKFVGMYVNDWTLDYGRKGKEAIQLFLDLAYERALLPARCVAEFIETPEQI
- the aroQ gene encoding type II 3-dehydroquinate dehydratase, whose product is MKLLVANGPNLNLTGLREPHIYGSDTLAVINSELKGKFQEIEFEFFQTNSEGELIDKIQSVEKESYDGVILNPGALSHYSYALRDAVAAIRKPVVEVHLSQIFAREEFRRKSVVSAVCKGTVTGFGKFSYFAAVFALSGMLKK
- a CDS encoding TIGR02253 family HAD-type hydrolase; amino-acid sequence: MIKAVIFDLDNTLVDFMKMKGEAIDAAIRAMIDAGLDLTYDETKKRIDAIYKEKGIEFQYVFDSLLSDIFDKVDYKILSAGVVAYRRAREAALVPYPHVQITLYELLKMGMKLAVISDAPAREAWLRLTYLNMHHIFDVVVTFEDTNERKPHPAPFTLALTKLGIKPKEALMVGDWAERDIIGAKKVGMKTVFARYGDTFNTVVSGGDYDANDIQELIGIIRKENKNG
- the acpS gene encoding holo-ACP synthase, which gives rise to MVEGLGVDIVEVSRIRKSIKEYGESFTGKVYTPAEVKYCSEKPNPFQHYAARFAAKEAFSKATGNGWNNEFAWHEVEVINEKSGKPTLCLSGNSLKNLGKRRVFLSLSHSGDYVVAVVLIES
- a CDS encoding sigma-70 family RNA polymerase sigma factor — encoded protein: MQSPSDLELVEQVRSGNDRAFGELVNRYERKVFFVVKRMLNDDDEASDATQEVFIKLHDSLKKFRGEANLYTYVYRIATNVAISYLRKRKVRAVVRLDEVISNMLAGGKEPERDADREELKKLVADAVASLPVQQKQVFILRFYEELSYEEIARVMHRSMGAMKANYFHAMKKIGEYLKNAMR
- a CDS encoding zf-HC2 domain-containing protein; translation: MQCDDVLVNLPDFLLGKIEPNLKRYIEDHLESCADCREELEELRRPAAVLGGLSDEVYPESFWQEMRASIMESVSAPRRSAWRIPVFAGSLAAFVLLIGFGIYRVVFPPVSTTRSVTALASTLPTDEIVSLPSLNTNYTEAASTQTDGLEEMDAVDDSVQQAVLRSMWTSVADSTGSLDNVDLSSNPIFN
- a CDS encoding YdcF family protein — translated: MRSRVLLRLAMLLDVIATVRIFLNRAANEGDQMVFPFAHDLILGCVVLFAVATAEFSTRRNNFQVTAAFGLSAVVFFASTFPMLSESPLKDPASVAAYVSIVVQLAGVICATLAVRSGLNRIAIIAVFLFAGLTAAGFMYTFSSDGTNNDNRDADAAVVLGASVWGKQTPSPLLKGRLDAALKLYNLGRVSKIVVTGGTKRFGTVESAVEQRYLIENGIPPSSVIAEQSTLSTSDQAKFIKDRVMGSLKMKNVEVVTDSWHLPRILLMCGWENISVTGIASNYRMQWPSELYYRVRESAALQVYLLFGV
- the nusB gene encoding transcription antitermination factor NusB; translation: MTSQRRLARERVLQALYAYDLSRSAPDFLSEDIFKDIENSTALEFAKKLFRDTLENMPAIDPVLQAHLDHWDISRVNPIDRGLLRMGVAEILYSPEIPTKVTMNEIIELAKRYSTEESPKFVNGILDAALRQLDSEGKVVKEGRGLINTSTKKKS
- a CDS encoding MFS transporter, with the protein product MTGQSYSRLTIFSWALFDYARTSFSVMVKTVGYALYFREIVAAGTSRGDFYWGLADSISMVIAACLSPILGAASDYSHRKKRFLIVFSSICVFGTALLYQIQRGMVLPGMLVFIAANVGFQGGYTFYDAFLPEIAPKHIYGRVSGYGFAMGYLGALSILAVAFPFIKGGFAPSNIMNFRFSFLIAAVFFAVFAIPAFLRLRDHTGVYHHKLPYFRLGFRRAVRTFKRLGKHKNLARFLLSFFLYIDGVNTVIFFSALYARGTLGFSPVEVIVFFIVAQTTAVIGSVVFGILTDHWGPKKSITITLVIWIGVVLSAFFIETKTQFYIIGLFAGLAIGSSQSSSRSLMALLTPGEHAAEFFGFYDGIAGNASAIMGPLTFGAISSFTGSQRIAVLSVLIFFVGGLILLRQVKVEWHSRSEPE